From the Desulfovibrio sp. UIB00 genome, one window contains:
- a CDS encoding response regulator — MSIRTIIKTSNLAQLLLLLLLGLCLVSLGRGLNEGRRVLENYYRLDSLLVDVETNTRQSYEEAHAFIFTGNPERYAKWQMLNQDRVHEMQDAAGHEGTFEHIARTLNVTGGLQGQVQALLAQRRHLDNLLDTAVNMAVGNSGPPLWDRDGLDLKGAQIWVDRVNLDSEAQQVLFSAQALREVQYRSFLEQVSKQESPLVQMVWAMFFALLALGASAVANIYIFQKRVAKPLGEVSQYAEGVAAGEDPEPLKLKYRDELAVMFASLQRMKGTLFSRIRELKEAERRARKSKQQAVLARAQALSSLELAQRASHVQEDFLRRMSHEIRTPLNAIIGMSYLSLQAGLSGVQRDYLSQINKSGSLLLDMVNRILDFSSINEGLLRRENRAFQVPRLLELLRQSVAGSALEKQLELIFTLDPAVPAVVEGDERHLEEVLRILLDNAVKYTRTGSVECSVQLAHGDLEDGGCRLLFVVADSGPGMDAVLKDKLFEPFALGDESLTRSNSGLGLGLALARQLVNLMGGELSVASAPGKGSRFFFELSFGWVQQGEAITEATSAQEEAAAVVDSALGVATTVHRTVLVVEDNDINAQIASELLTQAGLDVRVASNGLAAVEEVRGGGVDLVLMDVQMPVMDGLQATMRIRALGFSPADLPILAMTAHADAASRLEGKNVGMNDYLTKPVDPAALYAALETWLPGGLQSNPLTADVGPDVFSAAADAEIRVQEGEERHSLDVMRDPATASSVPEGQAVNVEAGLATVGGNRELYRELLLRFVDHYGESARELRGLLACGDLRGAARLAHTVKGVAANLGVERVCRLTRHMENSLPLIPPSEELMDEFEVCMNEVLLRVRCLEGDGSMVTAGTMHLEGEHRDNLLALLAELPELMETDWGNAESALERFMPLVNGTPYAEDLTAILASVKDFDNAALQGQAAALQRRLRGESL; from the coding sequence ATGAGCATCAGAACCATTATCAAAACTTCCAACCTCGCGCAGTTGCTGCTTCTTCTGCTGCTTGGGCTTTGCCTGGTATCTCTGGGGCGCGGCCTGAATGAGGGCCGCAGGGTACTCGAAAACTACTACAGGCTTGATTCCCTCCTGGTGGATGTGGAAACCAATACCCGCCAGAGTTACGAAGAAGCCCACGCCTTTATTTTTACGGGCAATCCAGAGCGTTATGCCAAGTGGCAGATGCTGAATCAGGATCGCGTCCACGAGATGCAGGACGCCGCCGGTCACGAGGGAACCTTTGAACATATTGCCCGCACTCTCAATGTGACGGGAGGTCTGCAAGGGCAGGTTCAGGCGCTTCTTGCCCAGCGCAGGCACCTCGACAATCTGCTTGATACCGCCGTGAACATGGCTGTGGGCAATAGCGGGCCGCCCCTGTGGGACAGGGACGGGCTTGACCTGAAAGGCGCGCAGATCTGGGTAGACAGGGTCAATCTGGACAGTGAGGCGCAGCAGGTTCTTTTCAGCGCGCAGGCCCTGCGAGAAGTGCAGTACCGCAGCTTTCTGGAACAGGTGAGCAAACAGGAGTCGCCGCTTGTCCAGATGGTCTGGGCCATGTTTTTTGCCTTGTTGGCCCTGGGAGCAAGCGCGGTTGCCAATATTTATATCTTTCAGAAGAGGGTCGCCAAACCGCTGGGCGAGGTCAGTCAATACGCGGAAGGCGTGGCGGCGGGCGAGGACCCCGAACCATTGAAGCTCAAATACCGGGATGAGCTGGCTGTCATGTTCGCTTCCCTGCAACGCATGAAGGGAACGCTGTTTTCCCGTATCCGCGAATTGAAAGAGGCCGAAAGGCGTGCCCGCAAAAGCAAGCAGCAGGCCGTGCTTGCCCGTGCGCAGGCCTTGTCGTCACTGGAACTCGCCCAAAGGGCCTCACACGTGCAGGAAGATTTTTTGCGCCGTATGAGCCATGAAATCCGCACGCCCCTCAATGCCATCATCGGCATGAGCTATCTGAGCCTGCAAGCTGGCCTCAGCGGCGTGCAGCGCGACTATCTTTCCCAGATCAACAAATCCGGCAGCCTGCTGTTGGACATGGTCAACAGGATTCTTGATTTTTCAAGCATCAACGAGGGTTTGCTGCGCCGCGAAAACCGGGCATTTCAGGTGCCCCGCCTGCTGGAGCTGTTGCGGCAGAGCGTGGCGGGCAGCGCCCTTGAAAAACAGTTGGAGCTGATTTTTACACTGGATCCGGCTGTGCCAGCAGTTGTGGAAGGTGATGAACGGCATCTGGAAGAAGTGTTGCGCATCCTGCTGGACAATGCGGTCAAGTACACCCGCACTGGCTCAGTGGAATGCAGTGTGCAGCTTGCCCACGGCGACCTGGAAGATGGCGGATGCCGTCTGCTTTTTGTGGTGGCCGACAGCGGCCCCGGCATGGATGCTGTTCTTAAGGACAAGCTTTTTGAACCCTTTGCCCTGGGCGATGAGTCGTTGACGCGATCAAACAGCGGCCTCGGCCTTGGGCTTGCGCTGGCGCGGCAACTGGTCAACCTTATGGGCGGGGAGCTTTCTGTGGCAAGCGCACCCGGCAAGGGAAGCCGTTTTTTCTTTGAACTGTCCTTCGGTTGGGTGCAACAGGGCGAAGCCATTACGGAGGCTACCTCCGCTCAGGAAGAAGCCGCCGCTGTTGTGGACAGTGCCCTTGGCGTTGCGACCACGGTGCACCGCACTGTACTTGTGGTGGAAGATAACGATATCAACGCCCAGATCGCCAGCGAGTTGTTGACCCAGGCCGGGCTTGACGTGCGTGTGGCCTCCAACGGTCTTGCGGCGGTTGAAGAGGTTCGCGGCGGCGGCGTTGACCTTGTGCTCATGGATGTGCAGATGCCTGTAATGGATGGCCTTCAGGCCACCATGCGCATCCGCGCGCTGGGTTTTTCACCTGCGGATCTGCCCATTCTTGCCATGACTGCTCATGCCGATGCCGCTTCCCGTCTGGAAGGCAAGAACGTGGGCATGAACGACTATCTCACCAAACCGGTTGATCCTGCCGCCCTGTATGCCGCCCTTGAAACGTGGCTTCCGGGCGGATTGCAGTCCAATCCGCTGACCGCAGATGTTGGCCCGGATGTTTTTTCTGCCGCCGCAGACGCCGAAATCCGTGTTCAGGAGGGCGAGGAACGGCATTCGCTGGACGTTATGCGCGACCCGGCCACAGCCTCTTCAGTCCCGGAGGGGCAGGCGGTCAATGTGGAGGCTGGCCTTGCAACCGTAGGCGGCAACCGCGAATTGTACAGGGAACTGCTGCTGCGTTTTGTGGATCACTACGGCGAGAGCGCCAGAGAGCTGCGCGGCCTGCTTGCCTGCGGTGATCTGCGTGGTGCGGCCCGTTTGGCGCATACGGTAAAGGGCGTTGCCGCCAACCTTGGCGTGGAGCGGGTATGCCGCCTCACGCGGCACATGGAAAACTCTTTGCCCCTTATTCCGCCGAGCGAAGAACTGATGGACGAGTTTGAAGTGTGCATGAACGAGGTGCTGCTGCGCGTACGCTGTCTTGAAGGCGATGGAAGCATGGTCACGGCAGGCACCATGCATCTGGAAGGCGAGCACAGGGACAACCTGCTGGCTCTGCTTGCCGAACTGCCCGAATTGATGGAAACGGACTGGGGAAATGCGGAAAGCGCCCTTGAGCGGTTTATGCCTCTTGTGAACGGCACCCCCTATGCAGAAGACCTGACCGCCATTCTTGCCTCGGTGAAGGACTTTGACAATGCGGCCCTACAGGGGCAGGCGGCAGCCCTGCAACGACGTCTGCGCGGAGAAAGCCTGTGA
- a CDS encoding cobyric acid synthase codes for MIQGTCSNAGKSLITAAVCRLLARRGLRVAPFKAQNMALNSFVTSDGKEMGRAQVLQAAACGLAPDVRMNPVLLKPTSNVGSQIIVLGEAVGHMRVGEYLAYKPEAWKAVRRAYRSLAADMDVMVLEGAGSPAEINLKAHDIVNMRMARYAGAHVALVADIDRGGAFAALAGTMALLTRAERGRVGGFILNKFRGDASLLDPALSMIQKRTGKPFWGVVPMLENLRLPEEDSVSFKEGLTPGLCLGQTSGAPGLLDIVVPDLPHLSNATDLDALRDEPGVQLRIVRQADQWGAPHVVILPGSRNTVGDLRFLRRTGLAGRVQEFARQCLTRGTGALVGICGGLQMLGVEIVDPLQIEEGGCEPGLGLLPLSTRLLAAKRLCRAAGWADACVTGAERQAVTGYEIHHGETSSLHGKLSDIAGEPAAGDAASAVMRVVMTDSGGRPVGWGRCDARGCARVWGSYLHGLFDEDAFRHAFLRRLRHEAGLPSAPETAYSLGPELDRLADAVEAALDMPAILNVLQLP; via the coding sequence ATGATTCAGGGAACATGCTCAAACGCGGGCAAAAGCCTGATTACGGCGGCTGTGTGCCGCTTGCTGGCGCGCAGGGGGCTGCGGGTTGCGCCCTTCAAGGCGCAGAACATGGCGCTTAATTCCTTTGTAACCAGCGACGGCAAGGAAATGGGCCGCGCTCAGGTCTTGCAGGCCGCCGCCTGCGGCCTTGCGCCAGACGTGCGCATGAACCCGGTGCTGCTTAAGCCCACGTCCAACGTGGGTTCCCAGATCATTGTGCTGGGCGAAGCCGTGGGGCACATGCGCGTGGGCGAGTATCTCGCCTATAAGCCAGAAGCCTGGAAGGCCGTGCGCCGTGCCTACCGCAGTCTGGCCGCAGATATGGATGTTATGGTGCTTGAAGGGGCGGGCAGCCCGGCTGAGATCAACCTCAAGGCACATGATATTGTAAACATGCGCATGGCCCGCTATGCCGGGGCGCACGTGGCTCTGGTGGCGGATATTGACCGTGGCGGGGCCTTTGCGGCCCTGGCGGGCACCATGGCCCTGCTCACCCGCGCGGAAAGAGGGCGGGTGGGGGGCTTTATTCTCAATAAGTTTCGGGGCGACGCCAGCCTGCTGGATCCCGCCCTGTCCATGATCCAGAAACGCACGGGCAAACCCTTTTGGGGTGTGGTGCCCATGCTGGAAAACCTGCGCCTGCCCGAAGAGGACTCCGTAAGCTTCAAGGAAGGTCTGACCCCTGGCCTGTGCCTGGGGCAAACCTCTGGTGCCCCCGGCTTGCTGGATATCGTGGTGCCCGATCTGCCGCATTTGAGTAATGCCACGGATCTTGACGCCCTGCGGGACGAACCGGGGGTGCAGTTGCGTATTGTGCGCCAGGCGGATCAGTGGGGTGCGCCGCATGTTGTCATTCTGCCAGGCAGCCGCAATACCGTGGGGGATCTACGCTTTTTGCGGCGCACCGGACTGGCCGGGCGGGTTCAGGAATTTGCCCGTCAGTGCCTGACACGCGGTACTGGGGCTCTGGTAGGCATCTGCGGGGGATTGCAGATGCTTGGAGTTGAAATAGTCGACCCTCTGCAGATTGAAGAAGGCGGATGCGAGCCGGGGCTTGGCCTGCTGCCACTCAGTACAAGGCTGCTGGCAGCCAAGCGCCTGTGCCGCGCCGCCGGATGGGCGGATGCCTGTGTGACCGGGGCAGAACGCCAGGCCGTGACAGGCTATGAGATCCATCACGGCGAGACCTCCTCCTTGCACGGAAAATTGTCGGATATAGCTGGTGAACCCGCTGCGGGCGATGCCGCGTCTGCCGTCATGCGGGTTGTGATGACCGACTCCGGGGGCCGCCCCGTGGGCTGGGGACGGTGCGATGCTCGCGGCTGTGCCCGTGTGTGGGGCAGTTATCTGCACGGTCTTTTTGACGAAGACGCCTTTCGCCATGCATTTTTGCGTCGTCTGCGGCATGAGGCGGGTTTGCCGTCAGCGCCGGAAACAGCCTACAGCCTCGGTCCTGAGCTGGACAGGCTGGCCGATGCTGTAGAAGCCGCGTTGGATATGCCGGCCATACTCAACGTGCTGCAACTGCCTTGA
- a CDS encoding chemotaxis protein CheW, with protein MQGSGQEHEGDLLQLVTFRIGEEEFGVDILSVQEIIRLMQITMVPHAAAFIEGVINLRGKVIPVVNMRTRFSMPALEHDGNTRIVVMEFNQKIVGFLVDGVSEVLRIPASTVEPAPPVVCGIGSEYIRGVGKLEDRLLILLDLDTLLSDMNADAG; from the coding sequence CTGCAAGGTTCCGGACAGGAACATGAAGGCGATCTGCTCCAGCTGGTGACATTCCGCATTGGCGAAGAAGAGTTCGGGGTGGACATCCTTTCCGTTCAGGAAATCATCCGTCTCATGCAGATTACTATGGTGCCCCATGCCGCAGCATTTATTGAAGGCGTAATCAATCTGCGCGGCAAGGTTATTCCGGTCGTCAACATGCGTACGCGCTTCAGCATGCCCGCCCTAGAGCACGATGGCAACACGCGTATTGTCGTGATGGAATTTAACCAGAAAATAGTGGGTTTTCTGGTGGACGGAGTGTCCGAAGTGCTGCGCATTCCCGCCTCCACAGTGGAGCCCGCGCCACCGGTGGTTTGCGGCATTGGCTCCGAGTATATCCGGGGCGTGGGCAAGCTTGAAGACCGCCTGCTCATTCTGCTTGACCTCGACACGTTATTGAGCGACATGAACGCCGATGCGGGTTAG
- a CDS encoding glycosyltransferase: protein MKTVFCLDDKIKYLTLLKVAVRSLRAVQGKDAPCLCIYAGSDAALLAELAAENIPVARYTPRLDPSGFTPLGQSCAGCFLKLELALVPELAQDDRVLYCDTDVLFYRPLDELFAQHPAYVGMAREYTAPFYHQHQQLFYEYRGEQYTVPMPFPIWTYSSGVALFNLERLRKRDLIGHFMAFCQENESRIGNLDQSLVNYFFGKRITRLDDCWNSPPYREECRDEARIVHFHGPKPWAYKQTDLPELCINHYDYMRGIWMEYLNPQERALVESWA from the coding sequence GTGAAGACCGTTTTTTGCCTTGACGACAAGATCAAGTACCTGACCCTGCTCAAGGTGGCGGTGCGGTCATTGCGTGCAGTGCAGGGCAAGGATGCCCCCTGCCTCTGCATCTATGCCGGAAGCGATGCGGCCTTGCTGGCAGAACTCGCTGCGGAAAATATTCCTGTTGCGCGCTATACGCCGCGCCTTGACCCAAGCGGTTTCACGCCTCTGGGGCAGTCCTGCGCCGGATGCTTTCTCAAACTTGAGCTGGCTCTTGTGCCCGAGCTTGCCCAGGACGACCGTGTGCTTTACTGCGATACGGATGTGCTTTTTTATCGCCCGCTGGACGAACTTTTTGCACAACATCCGGCTTACGTGGGTATGGCAAGGGAATACACAGCCCCATTTTATCATCAGCATCAGCAGCTTTTTTATGAATACAGGGGCGAACAGTACACCGTTCCCATGCCTTTTCCCATCTGGACATATTCCAGCGGAGTGGCGCTGTTTAATCTTGAGCGGCTGCGCAAGCGCGATCTGATAGGGCATTTCATGGCTTTTTGCCAGGAAAATGAATCGCGCATCGGCAATCTTGATCAGTCGCTGGTGAATTATTTTTTTGGCAAGCGCATAACGCGGCTGGATGACTGCTGGAACAGCCCCCCCTATAGAGAGGAATGCAGGGATGAAGCACGGATAGTGCATTTTCACGGTCCCAAGCCCTGGGCATATAAACAAACCGACCTGCCTGAACTGTGCATCAATCACTATGACTACATGCGGGGAATCTGGATGGAATACCTAAATCCCCAGGAACGCGCGCTTGTGGAAAGCTGGGCGTAA
- a CDS encoding DMT family transporter, with the protein MSPTARNLLPHAALLTAMAFWGSTFVVLRIALTALTPLQTMAGRMLVACIVFLPLWPRLWRELKEHGNLGTLTLMALCEPCLFFLFETHALRLTTASQAGMITSLLPLLVAAVAFVALREHAGLRMWLGFLLAVCGVTWLTLAAVPDEKAANPLLGNILEGIAMCCAAGYTVLARHLSTVYSALCITAVQAFVGMIFFCLLALVVPESDTLISLGRNFPTWVPWACVFYLGGIVTFAGYGLYNFGVKRLSAGRAAAYTNLIPVFALLFGVALLGEKLPPAQYGGALLIVLGVLLSQWRGISRNALAQKPTV; encoded by the coding sequence ATGTCCCCCACCGCCCGGAATTTATTGCCCCACGCGGCCTTACTGACAGCCATGGCCTTTTGGGGTTCCACCTTTGTTGTGCTGCGCATCGCCCTGACCGCCCTGACCCCCCTGCAAACCATGGCCGGGCGCATGCTGGTGGCCTGTATTGTTTTTTTGCCCCTGTGGCCGCGCCTCTGGCGCGAACTCAAGGAACACGGCAATCTGGGGACGCTGACGCTCATGGCACTGTGCGAGCCCTGCCTCTTTTTTCTCTTTGAAACCCACGCGCTGCGCCTGACCACGGCCTCGCAGGCGGGCATGATAACATCCCTGCTGCCCCTGTTGGTGGCGGCAGTAGCCTTTGTCGCCCTGCGCGAACACGCGGGCCTGCGCATGTGGCTGGGCTTTTTGTTGGCTGTTTGCGGCGTCACGTGGCTCACTCTTGCCGCTGTGCCGGACGAAAAAGCCGCCAATCCCCTGCTGGGCAATATTCTTGAGGGTATCGCCATGTGCTGCGCCGCCGGATATACCGTGCTGGCCCGCCACCTTTCAACCGTATACAGCGCCCTGTGCATCACGGCTGTTCAGGCCTTTGTGGGCATGATATTTTTTTGTCTGCTGGCGCTTGTGGTGCCGGAATCAGACACGCTCATCAGCCTTGGCAGGAATTTTCCCACATGGGTTCCTTGGGCCTGCGTTTTCTATCTGGGCGGCATTGTGACCTTTGCAGGATACGGTCTGTATAATTTTGGCGTAAAGCGCCTTTCTGCTGGTCGCGCCGCCGCCTACACCAATCTCATACCTGTTTTTGCCCTGCTCTTCGGCGTCGCCCTGTTGGGCGAGAAGCTCCCGCCCGCCCAATATGGAGGAGCCTTGCTTATAGTGCTTGGCGTACTGCTGAGCCAATGGCGGGGAATAAGCCGCAACGCCCTGGCCCAAAAACCGACAGTATGA
- a CDS encoding DegT/DnrJ/EryC1/StrS family aminotransferase yields MSMRLSRSIVGEAEARAVSRVITEDGYLGMGNEVRLFEEEVARYLGVKPSQVISVNTGTAALHLAVDAVAAQCRVDGKPEVLVPSLTFVASFQAITAAGCQPVACDVLPETGTIDLADAERRLTPRTIAIMPVHYASNPWHIDAIYDFARAKGLRVVEDAAHAFGCKSKGRMIGSFGDMVCFSFDGIKNITCGEGGCLVAFDEAAGNLASDARLLSVANDAKQRFAGARSWDPDVTRQGWRYHMSNIMAAIGRVQLGRLESEFIPARRMLTAIYEQRLANVEGLALLATDPQDFVVRHIMPVRVLGGRKDAVKEFMAARDIPTGVHYKPNHLLSCFGGGAESLPVTEQLYGELVTLPLHPGLSAEDVESVCDALVAALK; encoded by the coding sequence ATGTCCATGCGTCTTTCCCGCTCCATTGTGGGTGAAGCTGAAGCCCGCGCCGTAAGCCGTGTAATTACTGAAGACGGCTACCTCGGCATGGGCAACGAAGTGCGTCTTTTTGAAGAAGAAGTCGCCCGCTACCTCGGCGTCAAACCTAGTCAGGTTATTTCTGTAAATACAGGTACTGCGGCCCTGCATCTGGCTGTGGATGCCGTTGCCGCCCAGTGCCGCGTAGACGGAAAGCCGGAAGTTCTGGTACCTTCCCTTACTTTTGTGGCGTCTTTTCAGGCCATTACCGCCGCAGGCTGCCAGCCTGTGGCCTGCGATGTGCTGCCTGAAACCGGCACCATTGACCTTGCCGATGCCGAACGCCGTCTGACCCCCCGCACCATTGCCATCATGCCCGTGCACTATGCCAGTAATCCCTGGCATATTGACGCCATATATGATTTTGCCCGTGCAAAGGGCTTGCGCGTGGTGGAAGACGCCGCCCACGCCTTTGGCTGCAAAAGCAAGGGACGCATGATCGGCAGCTTTGGCGACATGGTCTGCTTCAGCTTTGACGGAATCAAAAATATTACCTGCGGTGAAGGCGGCTGCCTGGTGGCTTTTGATGAGGCCGCCGGAAATCTGGCTTCTGACGCCCGGCTGCTTTCTGTAGCCAACGATGCAAAGCAGCGTTTTGCCGGGGCGCGCTCGTGGGATCCCGATGTGACCCGTCAGGGCTGGCGCTATCACATGAGCAATATCATGGCCGCCATCGGGCGGGTGCAGCTTGGGCGGCTTGAATCGGAATTTATTCCCGCACGCCGCATGCTTACAGCCATTTATGAACAGCGCCTCGCCAATGTGGAGGGCCTTGCCCTGCTGGCCACTGACCCGCAGGACTTTGTGGTGCGCCATATCATGCCCGTGCGTGTTCTGGGTGGCCGCAAAGATGCCGTTAAGGAATTTATGGCGGCACGTGATATCCCCACCGGAGTGCATTACAAACCCAACCACCTGCTTAGCTGCTTTGGCGGGGGCGCGGAGTCGCTGCCCGTGACGGAACAGCTCTATGGTGAGCTTGTGACCCTGCCCCTGCACCCCGGCCTCAGCGCCGAAGATGTGGAGAGCGTGTGCGACGCGCTTGTTGCCGCACTCAAGTAG
- a CDS encoding AsmA family protein — translation MKRVFLWILGGATVLAVAAAVLLSRVDAGFVVRQIADATAKATGQPLTFDSPPGISFFPPGVNFGQAHWGSASDGQGVVISVKSGMAQLELSPLLTGNVIVREVRLNSPMIEVREGKAVAAAKPDAEKPADEAKPAASTPPALPIELKRLVLRQGVVTYASANGKTLRVDDVNLSVENLRTGQEAVVQCDFAFVFGDSTAEPSAPAAKPGASSISGTLAFSSRLRYAPPQLLFRQTALTVTPLTGALPKEAGPLQFTCEGSLRLSDLHLQLSKALLNTPQARVSASGEGGLSPLAFNGALEMEGSPHKLAALAGHKLATPSAKDDLRFRTMVRYTANALNLSQMLLQLDDLSMRGGLRLDLPENAPMLVTADVQTGMLNLDPYLPQAESGKNVAETKPAGRDGAAISGKRAKPDAEAARRMPGLDIRAKVAGITKDGLQVKDIALAIKGEKGRYALTSLTASLGSGGLIKSTGTMDMTTETCALKVQAADVEVGSLLVALGKGQLADGQASLDADVTMKCADANDIRQSLGGRGLLEIRRLHVPAMAELSKSIPSLTGKGGPLPDRFDLARAPFTARDGEINASPITVTSATLNATGKARISLPKQYMDAALDIKTMGLTIPVTAKGPLSDISYGVDPRFALDMAKNLPGALLKTGKEAGSTTKDAAKGAEGLVRGILGR, via the coding sequence ATGAAGCGTGTATTTTTATGGATTCTGGGTGGCGCCACGGTTCTGGCAGTGGCGGCGGCTGTTCTGCTCAGCAGGGTCGACGCTGGCTTTGTGGTGCGGCAGATCGCCGATGCCACGGCCAAAGCCACTGGGCAGCCATTAACGTTTGACAGCCCGCCCGGAATTTCCTTTTTCCCCCCCGGCGTCAATTTTGGACAGGCGCACTGGGGCAGCGCCAGCGATGGGCAGGGAGTGGTCATCTCCGTCAAAAGTGGTATGGCCCAACTGGAGTTGAGCCCCCTGCTTACGGGCAATGTTATCGTGCGTGAAGTACGGCTGAACAGCCCCATGATTGAAGTCCGCGAAGGCAAAGCCGTTGCCGCTGCCAAGCCGGACGCGGAAAAACCCGCAGATGAAGCCAAGCCCGCCGCTTCGACTCCGCCAGCCCTTCCCATTGAGCTAAAACGCCTTGTACTGCGTCAGGGTGTTGTGACCTACGCAAGCGCAAATGGTAAAACACTGCGCGTTGATGATGTAAACTTGTCTGTAGAGAATCTGCGCACCGGACAGGAAGCCGTGGTGCAGTGCGATTTTGCCTTTGTTTTTGGTGACAGCACCGCCGAACCATCTGCCCCCGCCGCCAAGCCTGGGGCAAGCAGCATCTCGGGGACGCTGGCATTTTCTTCCCGCCTGCGCTACGCGCCCCCTCAGTTGCTTTTCCGGCAGACCGCGCTGACAGTCACCCCGCTCACCGGAGCGCTGCCCAAGGAAGCTGGGCCGTTGCAGTTTACCTGTGAAGGGTCGTTACGGCTGAGCGATCTGCACCTCCAGTTGAGCAAGGCCTTGCTCAATACGCCCCAGGCGCGGGTGAGCGCATCCGGCGAAGGTGGGCTGTCCCCCCTGGCGTTCAACGGCGCTCTTGAGATGGAAGGCTCGCCCCACAAACTTGCCGCGCTGGCAGGCCATAAACTGGCGACTCCCTCTGCCAAGGACGATCTGCGCTTCAGAACAATGGTGCGCTATACCGCCAATGCCCTGAATCTCAGCCAGATGCTTCTGCAACTCGACGATCTTTCCATGCGCGGCGGTCTGCGCCTTGACCTGCCCGAAAACGCTCCCATGCTTGTGACTGCTGACGTGCAGACCGGCATGCTCAATCTTGATCCCTATCTGCCCCAGGCAGAATCCGGCAAAAATGTGGCGGAAACCAAGCCTGCGGGCCGCGACGGCGCAGCAATCAGCGGCAAACGCGCCAAGCCGGATGCGGAAGCCGCACGGCGCATGCCGGGGCTGGACATCCGCGCCAAAGTGGCTGGCATTACCAAGGACGGGTTGCAGGTAAAAGACATTGCGCTGGCCATCAAGGGAGAAAAAGGACGCTACGCCCTGACATCCTTAACCGCCAGCCTTGGCAGCGGCGGGCTTATCAAGTCCACCGGCACCATGGATATGACGACTGAAACTTGCGCTCTCAAGGTGCAAGCCGCAGATGTGGAGGTTGGTTCGCTGCTGGTTGCCCTTGGAAAGGGACAGCTGGCCGACGGGCAGGCCTCGCTGGATGCGGACGTGACCATGAAGTGCGCGGACGCCAATGATATTCGCCAAAGCCTTGGCGGGCGCGGGCTGCTGGAAATACGCCGCCTGCATGTTCCGGCCATGGCAGAGCTTTCTAAGAGCATCCCCTCGCTCACCGGCAAGGGGGGGCCGCTGCCCGACCGCTTTGATCTGGCCCGTGCGCCCTTTACTGCCCGCGATGGCGAAATCAACGCAAGCCCCATCACTGTCACCTCCGCCACCCTCAACGCTACGGGAAAGGCGCGCATCAGCCTGCCCAAACAGTACATGGATGCGGCTCTGGACATCAAAACCATGGGGCTGACAATTCCTGTGACGGCCAAGGGGCCTTTGAGTGACATTTCGTATGGTGTTGACCCGCGTTTTGCCCTTGATATGGCAAAAAATTTGCCGGGCGCATTGCTGAAAACGGGCAAGGAAGCCGGGAGCACCACCAAGGATGCGGCAAAGGGCGCTGAAGGGCTGGTTCGCGGCATCCTGGGCCGCTAA
- a CDS encoding GtrA family protein, with protein sequence MVSGWQAVPGFRWLADLVRGLLARRWVRFGIVGGAASVSYFLLGLLFVNMAGLPTLVGNALAYALSFIVSYLGQCLWTFRAADSAAGIASHRTMLPRFAATQAVGLCCNSAIVWLLVRLGVPYAWAMPVAVLTVPVMVYALCKVWVFRTQASFAPAGAGQSPAQQTSTPPTARNEDKA encoded by the coding sequence GTGGTTAGCGGCTGGCAGGCTGTGCCGGGTTTCAGATGGCTGGCGGATCTGGTGCGCGGGCTTTTGGCCCGGCGCTGGGTGCGCTTTGGCATTGTGGGCGGCGCGGCTTCCGTAAGCTATTTTCTGCTGGGGCTGTTGTTCGTCAATATGGCAGGTTTGCCCACGCTTGTGGGCAACGCCCTTGCCTATGCGCTCAGTTTTATTGTTTCCTATCTTGGGCAATGCCTGTGGACGTTCCGCGCTGCGGATTCCGCCGCAGGCATTGCCAGCCACCGAACCATGTTGCCGCGCTTTGCGGCTACCCAAGCAGTGGGCCTGTGCTGCAATTCGGCCATTGTCTGGCTGCTGGTGCGGCTTGGGGTTCCTTATGCCTGGGCCATGCCTGTTGCTGTCCTGACCGTGCCTGTCATGGTTTATGCGCTGTGCAAGGTCTGGGTATTCAGAACGCAGGCTTCATTCGCTCCCGCTGGCGCAGGGCAAAGCCCGGCCCAACAGACATCCACACCACCCACCGCGCGCAATGAGGATAAAGCATGA